From the Neobacillus sp. PS3-34 genome, the window TTCTATATATGCATGATGGGCAAAATTTATTTAAGGATGAAGATACCTCGTACGGAACGTCGTGGGGAATAGCGGATTATCTTAGCATCAGTGGTCTGGATTTAATTGTGGTTGGGATTGATTGCAATCAAGAAGGTTTTAAGCGCCTCGATGAATATGGCCCGTGGGTGAGCGCAGCCATGCCTATGATTTATCCTGAGATTAAGGAAACAGTCGGAGGCGAAGGTAAGGAATATATCGATTTTATCGTCCAGGAACTAAAACCGATGATAGACCAAAAATATCGAACGAAACCAGATGAGTCTTCAATGGCAGGCAGCTCGATGGGCGGATTGATATCTACTTATGCAGCATGTGCTTACCCGGAGATATTTAAAAGGGTCGCCGCTGTATCTCCTGCTTATTGGTTTAACCAGGATGAAATCGAAAATTTGATTTCTGAAAGTGATTTGGCTGGAGTTGAGAGATTCTACCTCGATATTGGAACAAGAGAATCGTCTGATATAGAGGCTTGCTACCGTGATGTCGCCTCCAGCCAAACGGTTTATAAACTTCTAAAGGAAAAAATTGAAAATTGCAGGTTCGAAATTATAAGGGATGCTGTCCATAACGAAGCAGCATGGAGCGATAGAGTCCCACAAATTTTTAGCTATCTTTATAAATAAAAGTTAGGGAATCGGTCATTTTTAATTAAGCAAAAGCAAAAAAGGACCTGCTGCACTGCGCAAGTCCTTTGCCAGCATTATCTCAATAAATATTGCACATAAAAATGATAAAAGATCTGAACACCTAAGGCTATTGTAATCATCATACCAGTCATAAATTTTGCCTGAAGTATGTAAAAAAAGATCCATAGGAATATAGAGATGACAGGAATCCAGATTGCAAGAGACGAACCGCCAGCCGCTCCTATATTATATAATTGCAAGACACTAAAAGGAACGATGAAGATTCCAAACAAAATATTTACTAGATGTACAAATTTTCTTTTACGCATGCTTTCTCACCCTATTTTCTAAGCTGTATTGGTTGTTTTTCTGATAAGAAACTATACCCCTCTTCTTAAAGAAGAAACATAATGTATATCACGAAAAATACTTCTCGAAAATTTATCTCAACAAAAACCATAAAATTATGTTAAAATAGGTTATGGATAATTAAATAGCATCCGTCTTTACGGAAGAGGTTCTAGCTACCCTCTCGAAAAAACTAGGGAAAACAGTGCTGCTTTCTTAGTGGTGCTGTTTTTTCGTGAAAAAGGAGAATATTCTGATGATAAAAAAAGAAAAAGCTGTCGTCGTTTTTAGCGGAGGACAGGACAGCACGACCTGTCTGTTTTGGGCGATGGAACAATTTGCTGAAGTGACAGCAGTAACGTTTGACTATAACCAAAGGCATATTACTGAAATTGAATGTGCTAAAAATATAACAAAGGAGCTTGGCATCAAGCATCATATTCTTGATATGAGCCTCCTTAATCAATTAGCTCCGAACGCTTTGACTCGTGATGATATCGAAGTTAAAGACGGTGAGGATGGCGGGCTGCCGTCTACGTTTGTACCAGGAAGGAATCTTCTGTTTATGTCGTTTGCCGGTGTCCTAGCCAGCCAAATCGGAGCAAAACATATTGTCACGGGTGTATGCGAAACGGATTTTAGCGGCTATCCTGACTGCCGTGATGTGTTCGTTAAATCCTTAAATGTAACCTTGAATCTGTCGATGGATAACCAATTTGTCATCCATACTCCATTAATGTGGCTGAATAAAGCGGAAACGTGGGAGCTAGCTGATGAGCTTGGGGCTTTTGATTTTGTCCGTGAAAAAACGCTCACATGCTATAACGGGATCGTTGCCGACGGATGTGGTGAATGCCCGGCTGTAAGCTTAGAAAAAAGGCCTTGATGATTATGTGGCTGAACGGAAGGGGATATAATTATGTACGGCTTCCGTATTGTTGATAAGCTTCAAAAAATAGATGAAGATATATATCGGGACCAATTAAAATATCATTCTAAACGCGTGTTGGTAAGCAAGGAATTTACATTTGATGCAGCACATCACCTTCATAACTATGAAGGCAAATGCAAAAATCTCCATGGCCACACGTACCGGGTTATTTTTGGAATCAGCGGATTTGTTGATGAGCGCGGGTTAATGATTGATTTCGGCGATATTAAAGAAATCTGGAAAAATGAAATTGAAATTTTCCTTGATCATAAATATTTGAACGAAACTCTGCCTCCAATGAATACTACGGCTGAAAACATGGTCGTCTGGATTTATGGAAAAATGGCCGAAGCACTGAAACGTGAAGATAGAGTTAACCAATACAGCGGTGCCCGCGTGGAGTTTGTCCGTTTATTTGAAACTCCAACTAGCTATGCGGAAGCAAGACGGGAGTGGATGGAAGTTGAGTAAGATTCCTGTTATGGAAATTTTCGGACCCACTATTCAGGGGGAAGGAATGGTGATCGGCCAGAAGACGATGTTTGTGCGGACTGCTGGCTGTGATTATTCCTGTGCCTGGTGCGATTCTTCCTTTACGTGGGATGGTTCCGGCAAGGATTTGATCCGACAGATGGAAGCGGAGGAAATCTGGAATGAATTGAAAGCCCATGGCGGAGAAAGCTTTTCATTTGTCACCATTTCAGGTGGAAACCCCGCACTATTGAAAAACCTGAACGAATTAATCACGATATTAAAAGATAACAATATTAAAATCTGTCTTGAAACACAGGGAAGCAAGTGGCAGGACTGGTTTTATGAAATTGACGAACTAACCCTTTCACCAAAACCGCCAAGCTCGAAAATGGTAACTGACTTTGATGTGCTGGATTCCATCGTATCCAAGCTCCAGGGTAAATCTCAAAACTTCAGTTTAAAGGTGGTTGTTTTTGACGACCAGGATTATGAATACGCGCGTCATATACACAATAGATACCATGATGTTCCATTCTACCTGCAAGTTGGAAATGATGATATTACCACAATTGATAACGGAAATCTCATATCCAGGTTACTCGAAAAATACGAAGTGCTGATCAACAAGGTCACAGGGGATTCAGAACTGAACAATGTCAGAGTGCTTCCTCAATTGCATACTTATATTTGGGGTAACAAACGGGGAGTTTAAGCCAAAAAGGCAGTGTGATCTAAATGATCACACTGCCTTTTTTAATGCATATGTCCATGCATATTTCCGTGGCCCATGTCTCCATTCATTAAAAACAGAATCGTACCAACCGCTATCAAAAGAATCGCCCATGCCAAATCAAAGTTGACGATATATTTTTTAAATTTTGCCATACCAAAGCGATAAACCAGAAGAGCTACGATCGTCATAGAGATAAGCATTGATAATTCATGGACAATCCATAAAGGGATTAGATCCACAATGCTTTTCGCTTGGAGAATAAAGGGTGCAAAAAGCACCGAGCCATGCGTCGATGAGGCGAGAAATGACCACAATACTAGCTGAAAATAGCCGACATTTAAACCGCCTGACCATTTGAAATGCCTGTAGTAACGGAATAATCGATAAAGACCATAAAGAAAAATGAATGCTGAGATTGTCAAGTGAACTGAATGCAGCGGAAACTGGAATCTTGCTACGGTTTGTAAACCAATCACCAGGCTATCACCCAGCATTTGTCCGATGGCAATAGGGATAATCGCATAAAACAGGACCCGGATATTATTGCGCTGTATGGCTAAAAACACTGCAAACAACCAGCCCATCGCAGGATTTATGCCGTGAAATGCACCTAAGAGAGAGGCGGCAATCATTTGATTGTCATGTGAGATCACTACTTACCAATCCTCCTGTCACGGATAACAGAAAGTATCTGTGGAAGAATCGCCACCTTCAAGTCTAATCTGGTGAGCCCTTGTGTCGCCAAATTCGATCAGGAACAATGGATCAAGCTCCATTCCTCCCTGTGGTTTAATATCGACTTTAACCATAGCTCCTTTGATTCCATCCGGATAAAATTGATCATCCCATGAACTGTACAATGAATTTGTAAAATATGCTCGCTGGCCATCCCTGCTTAGCTCGACCATTTGAGGGCCGCCTGTAATTTGTTTTCCTGTAGGGTGGGCAGTCGGATTCGCAATTCCACCGATTTTAACGATATCGGTAAGCTTTGGATTAAATGGATCACTTACATCATATTGCCGCAGCTCACCAGTACCCCAGCACGAAACATAAAGAAAACGATCATCAAGAGATAGAACCATGTCTGTGACCAGAGGAGGGACCGCTCCAATATCCTTCAGGGCAGGGGGAGCAAATCTGGGGACGTTGGAACAGCAGGAATTTCAATCACTTTACGCGCATCCCACTTTCCGTTTTCTCGGAACCAAACCCAGATAGAACTCGCCAGATTTGTCACATCGACAACCACACTTGCAAAACCATACGTTTTTCGAGGATCATGAGCGGGCCTCAGCTCAAGTACCATCTGATGCTGATCTCCAAAATCGATCTCTTGTATATGGCTTCGGGTTCGGCTGTCAAAGAAGTGAAGCTTATGTCCATATTTTCTATCCAGCAGTGCATCGAGCTTTAGGCCATTCTCAAAGAGATCAGGTGTTGCCCATTCGCTAGAAACCGTAACATCATAGGCAATATGCCACCAAAAATCATAAGCAAAATGCTGAGGCCTCTATCCATTTCCCATGCACCAAGTACATTGAAGTTAAAATGATCGAGTAGGAAAATTCCGCCGGGACCTCCATCTCCCTCACCAGACCCAAGCGCGCTGATAAAAATTCCCTCAGGACCGCAATGTACTGTATGGAGGCGGCTGTATCCAGTACGTTTTTTTATTTCCTCGGGTTCAATTGTTCTAATAATTTTTGGCTTTCTCGGATCAGGCTTTGTATCAGCAATGTAAATACGGGAAGAGCGTATTCCTGGAAGAACCAAATACCTTCTTTCAAGCTGCGGATGAAACGCAGTTGGACATAAAGCTGAGCTGCAGGCATTCCAGCCAAAATGATGAAGCTCATCATCACCAACACCTGGAAGGTCAAGCTTGTAAACCATTTTTCCATAAGTATTTGAAGAAGGGTCCAAATCAATGACTCCAATTGAGTCTGGCTGCAATAGCGCTACATATGCCAGTTTTTCTCGTGGAGCTTCCATTGCAGACCTGGCGGAAGGGTAAAATGAAGGGTCCGTACCAAACAATTTTGCCATAAGCACCATCCTTTCTTTAAGGCAGTAAAGGGTAATTTAAATTTATTTCGGATTCGAGAAATTTAGTCATCTTATTTACTATGGACATGTTGAAATTTTTAAATTGAGGTGTGACCTTAAATAAACACTATTCAAAGAAATTCCAGATAATATAATGATGTTTTTTAATCCAACACCGACAATACTTTTTTAGCAGCCGCTGCCAGCTCCAGCTTTTCCAGTGTGGCGCAATATTCAGATTGAATACCTCTATTAATAACTTCATCTGAATCGCTAATATATGAAAGTATCCTCCAGTCATGATACCAATCGCCCACATCCTCGCTGACATGCCCTTTATTTTTCCATGCGAATTCCAACCTGGGACTGAAAATTCTAGGTGCACCAGGCAGGAGCTGGCATGAATCTAAGCGGGGGAGCAGGATCTTCCCAGGTGCCATCTCTTTTACATGATTAAAAAGATGTGGCCAATAATCCTTTCGAGAGCCAGTATGCGGGTTGGATGCAGCCCACTCTATAGTTTTCTTTAATTGGTCTTTATTGCGAAATAAAATAGTATATAGCTTTTTACCTATCAAAATTCTTTCGTTAAGATTTTCAAACTGGTGGACGGTACGACCTGCGAGATTAACTCCTCCTTCAAAAACGTAAGGAAAGAGGATATGATTAAGTGATAGAACATCCTGCAGCAAAAATTCCAGTGTGCCAATGACCTCATTTTTATAAAAAGAATTCTGGACCAGCCTGGTTTCAATGTAATTTTGTTCATTAATGATGAGCCCGGCTGTTAAAACAAAGGAATCTTGATATTTCCAGAAATAATTCCAAACTGGCTCAATGAAGGTAGATATATTGAAAAGGGGCAACAGATAAAAAAGGCTGCTGCCCCTTTTTAATGATTCTTCGTATAAAAGCAATTGCGGATACGCGTCATGAAAAATAAGCCAGTTCGCTCGTTCCAAAAAATCGAAGAAGGAATTTCTTTCAATGTCTCCTAGCAATCTGGACAGGAAATCTCCCTTTAAATCGGTCATATTCCAGCCGCCATTTCGGGATACCATATGGGCCAGGAAAGCCCAATGAATTTCTGGATGCTTCATATAAAAAACTTGATATGCCTTGGTTCTCGTTACATTATTGAGGTTATGCTCGTTTGTTCTTTCTATGATTTGTTCTATTAGAGTTTTTTCATGTATAGAGGGATTTTGTATGGAAGCTTTATTGTTTTTTTTCATTAATTCGTTTTTGATCCAAGTGGCTGCCGGAGTAAGGGGAAAATTGAACTGCTGTTTTGTTTTCCACCACATATTGGTTTCCTCCTCGAAGAATTCTCTGGCTGGTTAGAGAATATGTATTGATATAACAATATTTTAGGGGAGAGAGGAATTTGAATCGTATTGTAGAGGGCATCAGCTGGATTGTTAAAACACTCAGGCAGGATCAGTCTCCCGACGGCTCTTGGGAATACCCGTTTGAAACGGGAATTTCCACGGATGCCTACATGATCATTTTATTGCGATGCCTGGAAATTAATGATGAGGTTTTAATTCAGGAGCTCACAGAACGGATCTTAAGCAGACAGGATAAAAACGGATGCTGGAGGCTATTTTATGATGAAGAAAATGGCAATCTATCTGCCACCATCGACGCTTACTATGCGCTGCTTTTCTCAGGTTTTTATAAAAAAAATGATAATCGTTTGAGTGCTGCCAGGGAATTTATTCTAAGCAATGGGGGTGCTGAAAAAGCGGGAATGTTCACCCAGGTGATGCTGACGATGACAGGACAGCAAAAGTGGGCGGCGTTTTTTCCTATTCCACTAGAAATGATCCTTCTTCCGCTGTCTTTCCCTATAAATTTCTATAGTTTTTCCGTTTTCGGTCGGGCAAATCTTACACCGATTATGATTCTGGCAAACAGAAAGTACCGTTTGAAAACTGCTAATACACCGGACCTATCCGATATATTTGTTCATAAAGAGGAACGATACATCAACTATGGAAGAACGCGTGAGTGGAGATCATTGTTTAATATGTTGGAACAGGGCATTAAAAGCTTAATTGGTTTGCCGGAGCATCTTCATAAAATGGCAACTGACAGTGCAAAGCAGTACATGTTGGACAGAATCGAACCGGATGGAACACTATACAGCTATTTCAGTTCAACCTTTCTGATGATTTTTGCGTTGCTTTCACTAGGGCTTACTAAAAAAGACCCCATCATTTTAAAGGCAGTTGACGGTTTGAAGTCGATGAAATGCCAAATTAACGGATTCACCCACATGCAATATACAACAGCCACCGTATGGAATACTTCCTTAATCTCCTCTGCATTACAGGGAGCGGGTGTTCCGTCGTCCGATTCAATGATAAAAAAAGCAAATCGGTATCTGCTCGAAAGGCAGCAATATAAATATGGCGACTGGGCAGTTCATAATCCTTCAAGTTTGCCTGGAGGCTGGGGGTTTTCCAATATTAATACAATCAATCCGGATGTAGACGATACAACAGCATCATTAAGGTCGATTGCCGGGAGAGTTCCCCAAAGCACTCAATATCTTCAAGCATGGGAAAGAGGAATGCAATGGTTATTATCGATGCAAAATTCGGATGGTGGATGGCCTGCCTTTGAAAAAAATACGAACAGCCCTTTGCTGCAGTTTTTGCCGATTGAAAAAGGGGAATTTCTGCTGGCCGATCCATCGGGTGCTGACCTGACAGGCAGAACCCTGGAATTCCTTGGTTCGTATACAAATCTTTCAAAAAACCATTCTTCTATTTGGACAGCTGCAGAATGGCTGAATAAGCATCAGGAAAAGGACGGATCGTGGTATGGGCGCTGGGGAATTTGTTATATATATGGAACATGGGCATCTGTTACCGGTCTGAGGGCAGTGGGTACACCTGAAAATCATCCATCTATTAAAAAGGCAGTAAAATGGCTAAATAGTATCCAAAATGTGGATGGAGGATGGGGTGAATCCTGTAAAAGCGATACCGAAAAAAGGTATATTCCCTTACATGCGAGCACCTTAACACATACCGCATGGGCTTTGGATTCATTAGTGTCTGTCGCGGATCGACCAACACTTCAGATGAAGAAAGCGGTCGATTATTTACTAGAAAATCTTGATAAAGATGATTGGTCCACAGAATATCCGAAGGGACAGGGGCAGGCGGGCGGTTTATATATACACTATCACAGCTACCGATATATCTTTCCGCTCCTAGCGTTGGCACACTACAAGAAAAAATTTGAGATTTAGTAACAGGGAAAAAGGAGAGAGCCTGATAAATGGCTCTTCCTTTTAATCTGAATTTCCTCTGTTTTATTTTTAGAATATTTTGAATAAAAGTTGAAAAATTCTATATTGATAGTATAATTGAGAAAAATACATACCAACCGGTTAGTAGAGGTTGATTAAACAAAAATAAATCTAAAACTCATATCTTTGGAACTGTCCGAATGAACGATAAAAGCTATGTCTGGAGGAAATTAAATGAGTGAGAAAAAAGCCTGGCTCGCTAATTACCCTGACTCCATTGCCAACCGCATAACCATTCCTGAAAAATCTTTGCCGCAAATTCTCCAAGAAACCACAGAAAATTACCCACAACACAATGCCCTGTCATTTTACGGACGGAAATTCACCTATGTACAATTGTACAATCAAGTAAACCGCTTTGCTTCTGCACTGCAAACAAAAGGAATAAGCAAAGGTGACCGTGTGGCGCTTATGCTTCCGAACTGTCCTCAATTTGTTATTTCCTATTATGGTGTGCTAACTGCTGGTGCGATTGTCACGCAGGTTAATCCGATGTCAGTTGAGCGTGAGCTCGAATATATCCTAAAGGATTCGGGGACTGAGACAATTGTTGTCCTGGATGCCCTTTACCTGAAGGTTAAAAATATTCAGCAGGTAACGAGCTTGAAAAATATCATTGTGGTGAGCTTACAGCCGACTTCCCATGATTTTGGTGAAGACATTACGTTTGAAGCCTTTTTGTCTGAAAGCAGCGGGCAGCTAATGCCGCTACCCATTGATACCGCAAATGATGTCGCCGTTCTCCAATATACGGGTGGCACTACGGGAAGATCAAAGGGAGCGATGCTGACAC encodes:
- a CDS encoding alpha/beta hydrolase-fold protein yields the protein MFEQFEVFMIPFNLYRTVRVFLPEDYHQNEKEYPVLYMHDGQNLFKDEDTSYGTSWGIADYLSISGLDLIVVGIDCNQEGFKRLDEYGPWVSAAMPMIYPEIKETVGGEGKEYIDFIVQELKPMIDQKYRTKPDESSMAGSSMGGLISTYAACAYPEIFKRVAAVSPAYWFNQDEIENLISESDLAGVERFYLDIGTRESSDIEACYRDVASSQTVYKLLKEKIENCRFEIIRDAVHNEAAWSDRVPQIFSYLYK
- the queD gene encoding 6-carboxytetrahydropterin synthase QueD; translated protein: MYGFRIVDKLQKIDEDIYRDQLKYHSKRVLVSKEFTFDAAHHLHNYEGKCKNLHGHTYRVIFGISGFVDERGLMIDFGDIKEIWKNEIEIFLDHKYLNETLPPMNTTAENMVVWIYGKMAEALKREDRVNQYSGARVEFVRLFETPTSYAEARREWMEVE
- the queE gene encoding 7-carboxy-7-deazaguanine synthase QueE, producing the protein MSKIPVMEIFGPTIQGEGMVIGQKTMFVRTAGCDYSCAWCDSSFTWDGSGKDLIRQMEAEEIWNELKAHGGESFSFVTISGGNPALLKNLNELITILKDNNIKICLETQGSKWQDWFYEIDELTLSPKPPSSKMVTDFDVLDSIVSKLQGKSQNFSLKVVVFDDQDYEYARHIHNRYHDVPFYLQVGNDDITTIDNGNLISRLLEKYEVLINKVTGDSELNNVRVLPQLHTYIWGNKRGV
- a CDS encoding selenium-binding protein SBP56-related protein, giving the protein MKDIGAVPPLVTDMVLSLDDRFLYVSCWGTGELRQYDVSDPFNPKLTDIVKIGGIANPTAHPTGKQITGGPQMVELSRDGQRAYFTNSLYSSWDDQFYPDGIKGAMVKVDIKPQGGMELDPLFLIEFGDTRAHQIRLEGGDSSTDTFCYP
- a CDS encoding DUF2515 family protein, which produces MWWKTKQQFNFPLTPAATWIKNELMKKNNKASIQNPSIHEKTLIEQIIERTNEHNLNNVTRTKAYQVFYMKHPEIHWAFLAHMVSRNGGWNMTDLKGDFLSRLLGDIERNSFFDFLERANWLIFHDAYPQLLLYEESLKRGSSLFYLLPLFNISTFIEPVWNYFWKYQDSFVLTAGLIINEQNYIETRLVQNSFYKNEVIGTLEFLLQDVLSLNHILFPYVFEGGVNLAGRTVHQFENLNERILIGKKLYTILFRNKDQLKKTIEWAASNPHTGSRKDYWPHLFNHVKEMAPGKILLPRLDSCQLLPGAPRIFSPRLEFAWKNKGHVSEDVGDWYHDWRILSYISDSDEVINRGIQSEYCATLEKLELAAAAKKVLSVLD
- the shc gene encoding squalene--hopene cyclase, which encodes MNRIVEGISWIVKTLRQDQSPDGSWEYPFETGISTDAYMIILLRCLEINDEVLIQELTERILSRQDKNGCWRLFYDEENGNLSATIDAYYALLFSGFYKKNDNRLSAAREFILSNGGAEKAGMFTQVMLTMTGQQKWAAFFPIPLEMILLPLSFPINFYSFSVFGRANLTPIMILANRKYRLKTANTPDLSDIFVHKEERYINYGRTREWRSLFNMLEQGIKSLIGLPEHLHKMATDSAKQYMLDRIEPDGTLYSYFSSTFLMIFALLSLGLTKKDPIILKAVDGLKSMKCQINGFTHMQYTTATVWNTSLISSALQGAGVPSSDSMIKKANRYLLERQQYKYGDWAVHNPSSLPGGWGFSNINTINPDVDDTTASLRSIAGRVPQSTQYLQAWERGMQWLLSMQNSDGGWPAFEKNTNSPLLQFLPIEKGEFLLADPSGADLTGRTLEFLGSYTNLSKNHSSIWTAAEWLNKHQEKDGSWYGRWGICYIYGTWASVTGLRAVGTPENHPSIKKAVKWLNSIQNVDGGWGESCKSDTEKRYIPLHASTLTHTAWALDSLVSVADRPTLQMKKAVDYLLENLDKDDWSTEYPKGQGQAGGLYIHYHSYRYIFPLLALAHYKKKFEI